The following proteins come from a genomic window of Natronosalvus vescus:
- the mutS gene encoding DNA mismatch repair protein MutS, with translation MTEATGIVGEFLSLKASTDADVLAMQCGDFYEFFGDDAELVGDELDLKVTSKSSQGQSYPMAGVPLKDLTPYLKGLVERGYRVAVADQYETDDGHAREIVRVVTPGTVLETSDADAQYLAAIVADTTSQTAAYGLAFADVTTGQFLVASADTVDDAMTELYRFDPVEVLPGPDVRTDDAMLAQLRERLDAHLSLHETEAFAPKRATHRVREQFGGETVGRLDLPEPTLAAAGAVLAYVEDTGTGVLASMTRLQTHRGDDHVTLDVTTQRNLELTETMHGDRDGSLFATIDHTQTSAGGRLLKEWLQRPRRSMATLEERQTSVDALAGAALARDELREVLGGVYDLERLASRATHGSADARDLLAVRDTLALVPQVAEIVDSAPELAASPLPSIVDRIDREAAADLRETLAEALAEEPPSTVTQGELIRYGYDDDLDDLIDRHESVIDWLETLADREKRQHGLSHVTVDRNKTDGYYIQVGRSAADGVPDHYEEIKQLKNSKRFTTDELEEKEREILRLEERRGDLEYDIFERLRSAVANRATLLQDVGRTLATVDALSSLATHAAENGWVRPDLQQCDELTIGQGRHPVVEQTTEFVPNDVHLDADRGFLVVTGPNMSGKSTYMRQVACIVLLAQVGSFVPAREAKIGLVDGIFTRVGALDELAQGRSTFMVEMNELSNILHAATDDSLVILDEVGRGTATYDGISIAWAATEYLHNEIRAKTLFATHYHELTGLAEHLPRVANVHVAADERDGDVTFLRTVREGPTDRSYGIHVADLAGVPGPVVDRARDVLHRLREEKAIEAKGGGSNEPVQTVFDVSSGGFRGPANADGGERAGFDPETEAILEELESVDVNNTPPVELMAKVQEWQRSLEDGSK, from the coding sequence ATGACTGAGGCGACGGGCATCGTTGGGGAGTTTCTCTCGTTGAAGGCGAGTACCGACGCCGACGTGCTCGCGATGCAGTGCGGCGATTTTTACGAGTTCTTCGGTGATGACGCCGAACTCGTCGGCGACGAACTCGATCTCAAAGTAACCTCGAAGTCCTCGCAAGGGCAGTCCTATCCGATGGCCGGCGTGCCGTTGAAGGATCTCACGCCCTACCTCAAGGGCCTCGTCGAGCGCGGCTATCGCGTCGCCGTCGCCGACCAGTACGAGACCGACGACGGCCACGCCCGCGAAATCGTCCGGGTGGTGACCCCCGGTACCGTGCTCGAGACGAGCGACGCCGATGCACAATATCTGGCAGCCATCGTCGCTGACACCACGAGCCAAACCGCCGCTTACGGCCTCGCGTTCGCCGACGTGACCACGGGCCAGTTCCTCGTCGCGAGCGCCGACACGGTCGACGACGCCATGACGGAACTGTACCGGTTCGACCCCGTCGAAGTGCTCCCCGGCCCCGACGTCCGGACGGACGACGCGATGCTCGCCCAGTTGCGGGAACGTCTCGACGCCCACCTCTCGCTCCACGAGACCGAGGCGTTCGCCCCGAAACGGGCGACCCACCGCGTTCGCGAGCAGTTCGGCGGCGAAACCGTCGGCCGGCTCGATCTCCCGGAACCGACGCTCGCGGCCGCGGGAGCAGTCCTCGCCTACGTCGAGGACACCGGGACGGGCGTGCTCGCGTCGATGACCCGTCTCCAGACCCACCGCGGGGACGACCACGTCACCCTCGACGTGACGACCCAGCGTAACCTCGAGTTGACCGAGACGATGCACGGCGACCGGGACGGCTCGCTCTTCGCAACGATCGATCACACCCAGACGAGCGCCGGCGGGCGACTCCTCAAGGAGTGGCTACAACGCCCCCGGCGCTCGATGGCGACGCTCGAGGAACGCCAGACGAGCGTGGATGCCCTCGCGGGGGCCGCCCTCGCCAGGGACGAACTGCGCGAGGTGCTCGGCGGTGTGTACGACCTCGAGCGGCTGGCCTCCCGGGCGACTCACGGGAGCGCCGACGCCCGCGACCTGCTGGCCGTGAGGGACACGCTGGCGCTCGTCCCACAGGTGGCGGAAATCGTCGACTCCGCTCCCGAACTGGCGGCCTCACCGCTCCCGTCGATCGTCGACCGGATCGACAGAGAAGCGGCCGCCGACCTCCGGGAGACGCTCGCCGAGGCGCTGGCCGAGGAGCCGCCGTCGACGGTCACCCAGGGCGAGTTGATCCGCTACGGCTACGACGACGACCTCGACGACCTCATCGACCGCCACGAGTCGGTCATCGACTGGCTCGAGACGCTCGCCGACCGAGAAAAGCGCCAGCACGGCCTGAGTCACGTCACCGTCGATCGAAACAAGACCGACGGCTACTACATCCAGGTCGGACGCTCGGCTGCCGACGGCGTCCCCGACCACTACGAGGAGATCAAGCAGCTGAAAAACTCGAAGCGGTTCACGACCGACGAACTCGAGGAAAAAGAGCGCGAGATCCTTCGGCTCGAGGAACGACGGGGCGACCTCGAGTACGACATTTTCGAGCGGCTTCGATCGGCCGTCGCCAACAGGGCGACCCTCCTCCAGGACGTTGGGCGGACGCTCGCGACGGTCGACGCACTCTCGAGTTTGGCAACCCACGCGGCCGAGAACGGCTGGGTACGACCCGACCTCCAGCAATGCGACGAACTCACGATTGGGCAGGGTCGTCACCCAGTCGTCGAACAGACGACCGAGTTCGTCCCAAACGACGTCCATCTGGACGCGGATCGGGGCTTTCTGGTCGTGACCGGCCCCAACATGTCCGGGAAGTCGACCTATATGCGCCAGGTGGCCTGCATCGTCCTGCTCGCGCAGGTCGGGAGTTTCGTCCCGGCTCGAGAGGCGAAGATCGGCCTCGTCGACGGGATTTTTACCCGTGTGGGCGCGCTCGACGAGTTGGCCCAGGGTCGCTCGACGTTCATGGTCGAGATGAACGAACTCTCGAACATCCTCCACGCGGCGACCGACGACTCCCTCGTGATCCTCGACGAGGTTGGGCGCGGCACCGCGACCTACGACGGCATCTCGATCGCCTGGGCGGCGACCGAGTACCTCCACAACGAGATTCGTGCGAAGACACTCTTTGCCACTCACTACCACGAACTCACTGGCCTCGCCGAGCACCTCCCGCGGGTCGCAAACGTCCACGTCGCCGCGGACGAACGCGACGGCGACGTCACCTTCCTGCGAACCGTCCGGGAGGGGCCGACCGACCGTAGCTACGGAATCCACGTGGCGGATCTCGCGGGCGTCCCCGGCCCCGTCGTCGACCGGGCGCGGGACGTCCTCCATCGGCTTCGCGAGGAGAAGGCCATCGAGGCCAAAGGCGGCGGCTCGAACGAACCAGTCCAGACGGTGTTCGACGTCTCGAGCGGCGGGTTCCGTGGCCCGGCGAACGCCGACGGCGGCGAGAGGGCAGGCTTCGACCCCGAGACCGAAGCCATTCTCGAGGAACTCGAGTCGGTCGACGTCAACAACACCCCGCCGGTGGAGCTGATGGCGAAAGTCCAGGAGTGGCAACGGTCGCTCGAGGACGGGTCGAAATAG